One Enterococcus silesiacus genomic window carries:
- a CDS encoding acetylesterase, with protein MALVQVNFISKMLSRTVTFNAIIPLDHISFGKEEVAQQKPLKTLYLLHGAFGNYTDYLSGTRIQRWAEEHNLAVIMPSGENQFYVDKPNRGENYGAYVVDELVEFTRNMFPLSHKKEDTFIAGLSMGGYGAMINGLKYHETFSHIGAFSPGLMIDQIIARSELLSVTGWSLDFYDNAFGGIDTIKDSDKDYYYLINQLIENKQDIPKIYLPIGTEDFLLESVRGFKSFADDKEIPLTYIEDEGGHEWDFWDKYVKNFLDWLPLDEKGNYLSSGNVAE; from the coding sequence ATGGCTTTAGTACAAGTAAACTTTATCTCGAAAATGTTATCACGCACGGTAACCTTTAACGCAATTATTCCTTTAGATCATATCTCATTTGGAAAAGAAGAAGTGGCTCAACAAAAACCACTAAAAACATTGTATTTATTACACGGCGCTTTTGGCAATTATACGGATTATTTATCTGGTACCCGAATCCAACGCTGGGCTGAAGAGCATAATCTAGCTGTTATCATGCCATCCGGTGAAAATCAATTTTACGTCGATAAACCAAATCGTGGTGAAAACTACGGTGCCTACGTGGTAGATGAACTCGTTGAATTTACGAGAAACATGTTTCCTTTGTCTCATAAAAAAGAAGATACTTTCATCGCAGGACTTTCAATGGGTGGCTACGGTGCTATGATCAACGGATTGAAATACCATGAAACCTTTAGCCATATCGGTGCTTTTTCACCCGGTTTGATGATCGATCAAATTATTGCGCGTTCTGAATTATTATCCGTTACAGGTTGGAGTTTAGACTTTTATGACAATGCCTTTGGAGGAATTGATACGATCAAGGATAGTGATAAAGATTATTACTATTTAATCAATCAATTGATCGAAAACAAACAAGACATTCCTAAGATATATCTTCCAATCGGCACAGAAGATTTCTTACTTGAAAGTGTTCGAGGCTTTAAATCATTTGCGGATGATAAAGAAATTCCACTTACTTATATTGAAGATGAGGGTGGACATGAGTGGGATTTCTGGGATAAATATGTGAAAAATTTCTTGGATTGGTTACCTTTGGATGAAAAAGGAAATTATTTGAGTAGTGGGAATGTGGCGGAATAG